One genomic window of Corythoichthys intestinalis isolate RoL2023-P3 chromosome 18, ASM3026506v1, whole genome shotgun sequence includes the following:
- the ccdc15 gene encoding coiled-coil domain-containing protein 15 → MLANRAMKAKKTPRKAPIKLGKGHPSTMVLGARNQEVVAAGAWVENGQEFDQHPSDVAFYTDELQAAIQRANEEKLQRFQEQVRHRVAAISKRRLQESRSLSVVDRRVPEQNPFVPAEANVNESRNSTRQVRLRLAAYQSSADTDETSEPSVGNWKISLTQHSECDIPRKEDKEGDKDEHVLEENDDLMSDPRIPKVIELLQDKGKLKKQRQSQVLTNRRHFMSVDRQRVKDTNQQKKHLKKTARIKADKEKARLEEERRLEGAQQLSSVRQLLEEREMLVLERLKLEEEKKAAQLERRALETEKGVVATRYIEALRSQVRDRLANRKSEPPPLCYCASSFWESHPDTCANNCVFHNNPKAYAQALQAAVLSMDVK, encoded by the exons ATGCTAGCTAACCGAGCAATGAAAGCGAAAAAGACCCCAAGGAAAGCTCCCATTAAGCTGGGGAAAGGACACCCTTCCACTATGGTGTTAGGGGCGAGGAACCAGGAGGTCGTTGCCGCGGGAGCTTGGGTGGAGAACGGCCAAGAATTCGATCAGCATCCGAGT GACGTAGCTTTTTATACCGATGAGCTGCAGGCAGCGATTCAGAGGGCGAATGAAGAGAAACTACAAAGATTTCAAGAGCAAGTGCGCCATCGTGTGGCTGCAATCAGCAAGAGGAGACTTCAGGAATCTCGTTCATTG TCGGTTGTTGACAGGAGAGTCCCAGAACAGAATCCATTTGTGCCGGCGGAGGCGAACGTGAATGAG TCCCGCAAcagcaccaggcaggtccgactcAGATTAGCGGCGTACCAAAGCAGCGCAGACACCGACGAGACGTCTGAGCCTTCCGTGGGCAACTGGAAGATTTCGCTCACCCAACAT AGTGAATGTGACATCCCGAGGAAGGAGGACAAGGAGGGGGACAAGGACGAACACGTCTTG GAGGAGAATGACGATTTGATGTCTGATCCAAGAATCCCAAAAGTAATTGAGCTTCTGCAGGATAAGGGGAAGTTGAAGAAACAG CGGCAGAGTCAGGTCCTGACGAACCGCCGCCACTTTATGAGCGTCGATCGTCAGCGCGTGAAAGACACCAACCAACAGAAGAAGCACCTGAAGAAGACGGCGAG GATTAAAGCAGACAAAGAAAAAGCTCGCCTTGAGGAAGAGCGGAGGCTGGAGGGTGCACAGCAGCTCTCAAGCGTCCGCCAACTTCTGGAGGAGAGGGAGATGCTCGTCCTGGAGCGCCTCAAGCTGGAGGAGGAGAAAAAAGCGGCCCAGCTGGAGAGGAGGGCGCTGGAAACTGAGAAAGGGGTCGTGGCAACCAG GTACATCGAGGCTCTGAGATCCCAAGTGAGGGACCGCTtggccaacaggaagtcggaacccCCGCCGCTGTGCTACTGCGCGTCTTCCTTCTGGGAGTCCCACCCTGACACTTGCGCTAACAACTGTGTCTTTCACAACAATCCCAAAG CGTACGCGCAGGCGCTACAAGCAGCCGTTTTGAGCATGGATGTGAAGTAA
- the psmg1 gene encoding proteasome assembly chaperone 1 isoform X2, whose amino-acid sequence MATFFGEVLSVYSRAVEEEDDEEELDENDEDAQIRKELEEKREVRLHWGPEVCDALKSGDKLPCSHFILAVGHNASRFLSVYVLASEKWESVGSASVWNERNQAGSGQQSGCVFFRRRDEPSVIICQLTCYIAEDQQFQWAEKVLDCLQHRDLNVTVLSDCSMADYKSVDYLCGSSTPFLRSLHSNAFSGPPVCPALEQPNILTGLPAAVYQCFSDVIGTDSVTMETYKPALAKLGKAITLDPCPSSDTLRKIVRTRDPQSNLYI is encoded by the exons ATGGCTACTTTTTTCGGCGAAGTTTTGTCAGTTTACTCTCGGGCCGTGGAGGAGGAAGATGACGAAGAGGAGCTTGATGAGAACGACGAAGACGCCCAAATCCGCAAAGAACTCGAGGAAAAGAG GGAGGTTCGTCTCCATTGGGGTCCCGAGGTGTGTGATGCACTAAAGTCTGGAGACAAGCTGCCTTGCTCTCACTTCATCCTTGCTGTGGGACACAACGCATCCA GGTTCCTGTCTGTGTATGTACTTGCTTCTGAAAAGTGGGAATCAGTGGGAAGCGCATCTGTGTGGAACGAGAGGAACCAGGCGGGAAGCGGGCAGCAGTCGGGGTGCGTCTTCTTCCGACGCAGGGACGAGCCGTCT GTTATAATATGCCAGTTGACGTGCTACATTGCAGAAGATCAGCAATTCCAATGGGCAGAAAAG GTGTTGGACTGCCTGCAGCACAGAGACCTGAACGTCACGGTTCTGTCAGACTGCTCAATGGCCGACTACAAGAGTGTCGACTACCTTTGCGGCAGCTCCACTCCCTTTCTACGCTCCCTTCACAGCAACGCCTTCAGCGGACCGCCTGTGTGCCCAGCCCTGGAGCAGCCCAACATACTCACTGGACTTCCAGCTGCAG TCTATCAGTGCTTCAGTGATGTCATCGGCACAGACTCGGTCACCATGGAGACATACAAGCCTGCGCTCGCGAAACTTGGAAAGGCCATCACG TTGGATCCATGTCCAAGTTCAGACACCCTCCGCAAGATTGTCAGAACCAGAGACCCTCAGAGTAATCTTTACATCTAA
- the psmg1 gene encoding proteasome assembly chaperone 1 isoform X1, which produces MATFFGEVLSVYSRAVEEEDDEEELDENDEDAQIRKELEEKREVRLHWGPEVCDALKSGDKLPCSHFILAVGHNASRFLSVYVLASEKWESVGSASVWNERNQAGSGQQSGCVFFRRRDEPSVIICQLTCYIAEDQQFQWAEKVLDCLQHRDLNVTVLSDCSMADYKSVDYLCGSSTPFLRSLHSNAFSGPPVCPALEQPNILTGLPAAVLNHCQVHRISAVVYQCFSDVIGTDSVTMETYKPALAKLGKAITLDPCPSSDTLRKIVRTRDPQSNLYI; this is translated from the exons ATGGCTACTTTTTTCGGCGAAGTTTTGTCAGTTTACTCTCGGGCCGTGGAGGAGGAAGATGACGAAGAGGAGCTTGATGAGAACGACGAAGACGCCCAAATCCGCAAAGAACTCGAGGAAAAGAG GGAGGTTCGTCTCCATTGGGGTCCCGAGGTGTGTGATGCACTAAAGTCTGGAGACAAGCTGCCTTGCTCTCACTTCATCCTTGCTGTGGGACACAACGCATCCA GGTTCCTGTCTGTGTATGTACTTGCTTCTGAAAAGTGGGAATCAGTGGGAAGCGCATCTGTGTGGAACGAGAGGAACCAGGCGGGAAGCGGGCAGCAGTCGGGGTGCGTCTTCTTCCGACGCAGGGACGAGCCGTCT GTTATAATATGCCAGTTGACGTGCTACATTGCAGAAGATCAGCAATTCCAATGGGCAGAAAAG GTGTTGGACTGCCTGCAGCACAGAGACCTGAACGTCACGGTTCTGTCAGACTGCTCAATGGCCGACTACAAGAGTGTCGACTACCTTTGCGGCAGCTCCACTCCCTTTCTACGCTCCCTTCACAGCAACGCCTTCAGCGGACCGCCTGTGTGCCCAGCCCTGGAGCAGCCCAACATACTCACTGGACTTCCAGCTGCAG TGCTGAACCATTGCCAAGTTCATCGCATTTCTGCTGTAGTCTATCAGTGCTTCAGTGATGTCATCGGCACAGACTCGGTCACCATGGAGACATACAAGCCTGCGCTCGCGAAACTTGGAAAGGCCATCACG TTGGATCCATGTCCAAGTTCAGACACCCTCCGCAAGATTGTCAGAACCAGAGACCCTCAGAGTAATCTTTACATCTAA
- the nhp2 gene encoding H/ACA ribonucleoprotein complex subunit 2-like protein, producing MTKAKKEKSAPVEEVEAAASNGRSYQDLIANVNAIAQPLATRKLSKKLYKCVKKASKLKNIRRGVKEVQKFIGKGEKGIVLLAGDTLPIEVYCHLPIMCEDRNLPYAYIPSKVDLGASAGSKRPTCVILIKPHEDYQEAYDECLEEVTNMPKPL from the exons ATGACGAAGGCGAAAAAGGAGAAGTCGGCTCCCGTCGAGGAGGTCGAAGCGGCCGCCAGTAACGGGAGATCTTACCAGGATTTAATCGCCAACGTGAACGCCATCGCACAGCCGCTCGCTACCAGAAAGCTCAGCAAAAAACTCTACAAATGCGTCAAAAAGG CTTCCAAATTAAAGAACATCCGCAGAGGGGTGAAAGAAGTTCAGAAGTTCATTGGAAAGGGGGAGAAAGG AATCGTGCTCTTAGCAGGTGACACGCTGCCCATTGAAGTCTACTGCCACCTACCCATCATGTGTGAAGACAGAAACCTACCGTATGCTTACATACCCTCCAAAGTG GATCTGGGTGCGTCGGCAGGCTCCAAGAGGCCCACCTGCGTGATCCTGATCAAACCTCACGAAGACTATCAAGAGGCATACGACGAATGCCTCGAAGAAGTGACTAACATGCCTAAACCGCTATGA
- the LOC130906596 gene encoding T-cell immunoglobulin and mucin domain-containing protein 4-like isoform X1, with amino-acid sequence MRTFLLFCLLSVCESAASPVVGVQGQNVTLKCTYNVKKNSYKPACWTRGPLPTFGCGETIVRTDGYIVTKESDRYRLWGRLQDGDVSLTILNVKKEDTAMYSCRVEIFGLFNDEKHTIKLIVEDASDSTSFKTSTLSDAIIRATYAPTTSLEGLQNSSSITTMTKNKQRSISKLIILLGVLFGLIFVLTVAVIVRIFGGRWQRMTKIHQQRPSDHSVRFSSTSSSLHIYQQATAVNNIYQMEESEYDYIR; translated from the exons ATGAGGACGTTTCTCCTATTTTGCCTCCTTTCAG TCTGTGAGTCTGCTGCTTCACCAGTGGTGGGAGTCCAAGGTCAGAATGTCACGCTAAAGTGCACGTACAACGTCAAAAAAAACAGTTATAAGCCGGCCTGCTGGACACGCGGACCTCTGCCTACATTTGGCTGCGGCGAAACCATCGTCAGGACTGATGGCTACATTGTGACGAAAGAAAGTGACAGATATAGGCTCTGGGGTCGACTGCAAGACGGAGATGTCTCGTTGACCATCCTGAACGTGAAGAAGGAGGATACTGCGATGTACAGCTGCAGGGTGGAGATTTTTGGTCTATTCAATGATGAGAAACACACCATCAAGCTGATTGTAGAGGACG CTTCTGACAGCACCAGTTTCAAGACATCTACGCTGAGCGACGCCATTATCCGTGCGACATACG CTCCGACGACCTCTTTAGAAGGCCTTCAAAATTCCTCATCAATCACCACTATGACTAAAAACAAG CAACGCAGCATCTCAAAGTTGATTATTCTGCTGGGGGTACTCTTTGGGCTGATTTTCGTCCTGACAGTAGCTGTTATTGTCCGCATCTTCG gtggaaGATGGCAGAGAATGACTAAAAT TCATCAGCAGCGTCCGTCTGACCATTCGGTGCGCTTCAGCTCCACTTCGTCATCTCTGCACATCTACCAGCAAGCTACAGCTGTAAACAATATCTACCAGATGGAAGAGAGTGAATACGACTATATACGCTGA
- the LOC130906596 gene encoding T-cell immunoglobulin and mucin domain-containing protein 4-like isoform X2 — protein MRTFLLFCLLSVCESAASPVVGVQGQNVTLKCTYNVKKNSYKPACWTRGPLPTFGCGETIVRTDGYIVTKESDRYRLWGRLQDGDVSLTILNVKKEDTAMYSCRVEIFGLFNDEKHTIKLIVEDASDSTSFKTSTLSDAIIRATYAPTTSLEGLQNSSSITTMTKNKQRSISKLIILLGVLFGLIFVLTVAVIVRIFVKMDWTSCTINGTETSARLDI, from the exons ATGAGGACGTTTCTCCTATTTTGCCTCCTTTCAG TCTGTGAGTCTGCTGCTTCACCAGTGGTGGGAGTCCAAGGTCAGAATGTCACGCTAAAGTGCACGTACAACGTCAAAAAAAACAGTTATAAGCCGGCCTGCTGGACACGCGGACCTCTGCCTACATTTGGCTGCGGCGAAACCATCGTCAGGACTGATGGCTACATTGTGACGAAAGAAAGTGACAGATATAGGCTCTGGGGTCGACTGCAAGACGGAGATGTCTCGTTGACCATCCTGAACGTGAAGAAGGAGGATACTGCGATGTACAGCTGCAGGGTGGAGATTTTTGGTCTATTCAATGATGAGAAACACACCATCAAGCTGATTGTAGAGGACG CTTCTGACAGCACCAGTTTCAAGACATCTACGCTGAGCGACGCCATTATCCGTGCGACATACG CTCCGACGACCTCTTTAGAAGGCCTTCAAAATTCCTCATCAATCACCACTATGACTAAAAACAAG CAACGCAGCATCTCAAAGTTGATTATTCTGCTGGGGGTACTCTTTGGGCTGATTTTCGTCCTGACAGTAGCTGTTATTGTCCGCATCTTCG tcaaaatggattggacatcttgcaccatcaatggcactgaaacatcagccagattggacatctag
- the LOC130906728 gene encoding T-cell immunoglobulin and mucin domain-containing protein 4-like codes for MSLLLQLCFATCVAGTVFAGSAETVVGTEGRRVVLPCRVMAAERSGMHVCWGRGQPAVFSCHNTLAHVAGQRLIYKKSFRYSVSWDTRDANSPSLSIFNVRPSDSGLYHCRVELPGPFNDKTFSVLLIVLKRDGNLNAPPTTQSVNLEDEEGIDVTQSVIWWDSTVDDTTGPVVARVQTPVGKKDSPNLWMFLGNTLRSAFIIFVPAVILTAAYRIWRTNLKALTDNHRSESEEVEADMYV; via the exons ATGTCGTTGCTGCTCCAGCTTTGCTTCGCCACCTGTGTCGCAGGAACAG TATTTGCCGGTTCTGCTGAGACAGTGGTGGGCACAGAAGGGCGAAGAGTGGTGCTGCCTTGCCGTGTGATGGCTGCAGAGAGAAGCGGCATGCACGTGTGCTGGGGGCGTGGCCAGCCAGCTGTCTTCTCCTGCCACAACACCTTGGCCCATGTGGCGGGCCAGCGTCTGATCTACAAGAAATCCTTCAG GTACTCTGTGTCTTGGGACACGAGAGACGCCAACTCTCCCTCGCTCTCCATCTTCAACGTGCGACCTTCAGATTCAGGCTTATACCACTGCCGGGTTGAGCTGCCCGGACCTTTTAATGATAAAACCTTCTCTGTTCTCCTCATCGTCCTAAAAC GCGACggtaacctgaacgcaccgccgaCTACACAAAGTGTCAACTTGGAAGACGAGGAAGGAATTGATGTCACGCAGAGCGTGATTTGGTGGGATAGCACAGTAGACGACACAACCGGACCAGTGGTAGCACGGGTTCAg ACGCCTGTTGGCAAGAAGGACAGCCCTAATCTGTGGATGTTCCTCGGAAACACACTTAGGAGCGCCTTCATCATCTTCGTACCCGCAGTGATACTGACTGCGGCTTACA GAATCTGGAGGACCAATCTAAAGGCGCTGACTGACAACCACAGGAGCGAATCAGAAGAAGTAGAGGCAGACATGTATGtgtaa